One genomic region from Anopheles bellator chromosome 2, idAnoBellAS_SP24_06.2, whole genome shotgun sequence encodes:
- the LOC131209579 gene encoding thyrostimulin alpha-2 subunit — protein MSWTRLLIVVMVCCSATVVKGRETWQKPGCHKVGHTRKISIPDCIEFSITTNACRGFCESFAVPSAPFAIVGHKPPQPVTSVGQCCNIMETEDVRVTLRCVNGLRNLTFKSATNCSCYHCKKD, from the exons ATGTCATGGACTCGGCTGCTGATAGTGGTGATGGTGTGTTGTTCCGCTACAGTGGTAAAGGGTCGGGAGACCTGGCAGAAACCGGGATGCCATAAAGTTG GCCACACGCGAAAGATAAGCATACCGGACTGTATTGAGTTTTCGATCACCACCAACGCGTGCCGAGGATTTTGTGAGTCGTTTGCCGTGCCCTCGGCCCCGTTCGCGATCGTTGGCCACAAACCCCCGCAGCCGGTCACCAGTGTTGGCCAGTGCTGCAACATCATGGAAACGGAGGACGTACGGGTGACGCTGAGGTGCGTGAACGGTCTGCGGAATTTAACCTTCAAGTCGGCCACGAACTGCTCCTGTTACCACTGTAAAAAGGATTAG
- the LOC131211025 gene encoding thyrostimulin beta-5 subunit, which yields MSSAANGPLLVSVLCVILSLGGSNAETRREVTDRSNQVYLGCHKRLFTYRVSQTDSKGRTCWDHVSVLSCWGRCDSNEISDWRFPYKRSHHPVCVHGGRTKAVAMLRHCHPDADPEARQYEYMEPKSCNCQTCSSTDTSCEGPKQLNTEAVTKIFQIEDEDTEPEYT from the exons ATGAGTAGCGCGGCGAATGGTCCGCTTCTGGTATCGGTGCTCTGCGTGATCCTGTCGCTCGGAGGATCGAACGCCGAAACCCGTAGGGAGGTGACAGATCGTTCGAATCAAGTGTATCTCGGTTGCCACAAGCGCCTGTTCACCTACCGCGTATCGCAAACGGATAGTAAGGGCCGCACTTGTTGGGATCATGTGTCAGTGTTGTCCTGCTGGGGTCGGTGTGATTCGAACGAAATCTCGGACTGGCGCTTCCCGTATAAACGCTCGCACCATCCCGTTTGCGTCCATGGGGGACGCACGAAAGCGGTGGCCATGCTGAGGCACTGCCACCCGGACGCGGACCCCGAGGCGCGGCAGTACGAATACATGGAACCGAAATCGTGCAACTGTCAG ACCTGCTCGAGCACGGATACCAGTTGCGAGGGACCGAAGCAGCTGAACACGGAAGCGGTGACTAAGATCTTTCAAATCGAAGACGAGGACACGGAGCCGGAGTACACATAA